Proteins from a genomic interval of Youhaiella tibetensis:
- a CDS encoding ABC transporter substrate-binding protein: MRFKFIMATAAAVLLSAAPALAVDVKLGVLNDRSGVYADLSGEGSVIAARMAVEDFKAGDKGINVEIVSADHQNKPDIASNIARQWYDQDGVDAIFDVPTSSAALAVSQVTREKNKVFVDSGAGSTDLTGAQCSPNTIHWTYDTYALANGTARTMLDQGKKSWFFITADYAFGQALERDTSAIVEGLGGSVLGSAKYPFPGSDFSSYLLQAQASGANVIGLANAGGDTVNTMKQAAEFGITQGGQSLAALLVFITDVNAMGLDTAQGLLVTSAFYWDKDDQTRAFSERFAKENGGKMPTMVQAGVYAGVLDYLKAVEATGGKDSKAVIDWMKANPTDDPLFGKGSIRADGRVLHDMYLYQVKAPSESSGPWDYYKLVATIPADQAFRPMDQGGCELVK; encoded by the coding sequence ATGCGTTTCAAGTTCATCATGGCGACCGCCGCGGCGGTCCTGCTGAGCGCCGCTCCGGCTCTGGCCGTGGACGTCAAGCTTGGTGTTCTCAACGACCGGTCAGGCGTCTATGCCGACCTGAGCGGGGAGGGTTCCGTCATCGCCGCGCGCATGGCGGTGGAGGATTTCAAGGCGGGCGACAAGGGCATCAATGTCGAGATCGTCTCGGCCGACCACCAGAACAAGCCCGACATCGCTTCCAACATCGCCCGCCAATGGTATGACCAGGATGGCGTCGATGCCATTTTCGACGTGCCGACGTCTTCGGCCGCGCTTGCCGTTTCCCAGGTCACCCGCGAGAAGAACAAGGTGTTCGTGGATTCGGGCGCCGGCTCGACCGACCTGACGGGCGCCCAGTGTTCGCCCAATACCATCCACTGGACCTACGACACCTACGCGCTGGCCAACGGCACGGCGCGCACCATGCTCGATCAGGGCAAGAAGAGCTGGTTCTTCATCACCGCCGACTATGCCTTCGGCCAGGCGCTGGAGCGCGATACCTCGGCCATCGTGGAAGGGCTGGGAGGCTCGGTGCTGGGCAGCGCGAAGTATCCGTTCCCGGGCTCGGATTTCTCGTCCTACCTGCTACAGGCCCAGGCCTCGGGCGCCAACGTCATCGGCCTGGCCAATGCCGGCGGCGACACGGTCAACACCATGAAGCAGGCTGCCGAGTTCGGCATCACCCAGGGCGGCCAGTCGCTGGCGGCCTTGCTGGTCTTCATCACCGATGTCAACGCCATGGGGCTGGATACTGCCCAGGGGCTTCTCGTCACCAGCGCCTTCTACTGGGACAAGGATGATCAGACCCGAGCCTTCTCGGAGCGGTTCGCCAAGGAGAACGGCGGCAAGATGCCGACCATGGTGCAGGCCGGCGTCTATGCAGGCGTACTGGACTACCTCAAGGCGGTAGAGGCCACCGGCGGCAAGGACTCCAAGGCGGTCATCGACTGGATGAAGGCCAACCCGACGGACGATCCGCTCTTCGGCAAGGGTTCGATCCGCGCCGACGGCCGCGTGCTGCACGACATGTATCTCTACCAGGTCAAGGCTCCGTCGGAATCGAGCGGGCCGTGGGACTATTACAAGCTTGTCGCGACCATCCCTGCCGATCAGGCCTTCCGCCCGATGGATCAGGGCGGGTGCGAGCTGGTGAAATAG
- a CDS encoding ABC transporter ATP-binding protein: MAETLSPEAPALRTGSLLAVRDLNAWYDESHVLQGMAFDVREGEVVTLLGRNGAGKTTTLRAIMGILSKRTGSVQFRGEELIGAPARAIARAGIAYCPEERGIFASLTVDENLMLPPAVRPGGLSRDQVLAMFPNLRERLASQGTKLSGGEQQMLAIGRILRTGAKFLLLDEPTEGLAPVIVQQIGRTLRDLKQQGFTIILVEQNFRFAAEVADRHYFVEQGRVIDEISNAALEENIDKLHGYLGV; encoded by the coding sequence ATGGCTGAGACACTTTCCCCCGAAGCCCCGGCATTGCGGACCGGCTCGCTGCTTGCGGTGCGCGACCTCAACGCCTGGTACGACGAGAGCCATGTGCTTCAGGGCATGGCGTTCGATGTGCGCGAGGGCGAAGTGGTGACGCTCCTCGGCCGCAACGGGGCGGGCAAGACCACGACGCTGCGTGCGATCATGGGAATCCTCTCCAAGCGCACCGGCTCGGTGCAGTTCAGGGGCGAGGAACTGATCGGAGCCCCCGCTAGGGCGATCGCCCGCGCCGGCATCGCGTATTGCCCGGAGGAGCGCGGCATCTTTGCGTCGCTCACGGTGGACGAGAACCTGATGCTGCCGCCCGCCGTACGGCCCGGAGGCCTCAGCCGCGATCAGGTGCTGGCCATGTTCCCGAACCTGCGCGAGCGGCTCGCAAGCCAGGGCACGAAGCTCTCGGGTGGCGAGCAGCAGATGCTGGCCATCGGCCGGATTTTGCGAACCGGCGCCAAATTCCTTTTGCTCGACGAGCCGACCGAGGGACTGGCCCCGGTCATCGTCCAGCAGATCGGACGCACGCTGCGCGATCTCAAGCAGCAGGGTTTCACCATCATCCTTGTTGAGCAGAACTTCCGTTTCGCGGCCGAAGTCGCGGACCGGCACTACTTCGTCGAACAGGGCCGCGTGATCGACGAAATCTCCAATGCGGCACTAGAGGAAAACATCGACAAACTGCACGGCTATCTGGGCGTGTGA
- a CDS encoding ABC transporter ATP-binding protein: MSSNRDDIILNVDKLSKRFGGFAAVTGVDLKVRRGSIHALIGPNGAGKTTCFNLLTKFLQPTSGTIVFDGRDITRLPAAEIAQLGLVRSFQISAVFPRLTVLENVRVAIQRRQRGDSFDFWRSERSLHAYDLEAWERLSEVGLSDYAHVPAGELPYGRKRALEIATTLALDPQMLLLDEPMAGMAHEDVGRISALIRSLSAGRTILMVEHNLSVVAELSDRITVLARGQVLAEGSYDEVSKDPRVIDAYIGVGHG, translated from the coding sequence GTGAGCAGCAATCGCGACGACATCATTCTCAATGTGGACAAGCTGTCCAAGCGGTTCGGCGGCTTCGCCGCGGTAACCGGGGTCGACCTCAAGGTGCGCCGGGGCTCCATTCATGCCTTGATCGGGCCGAACGGCGCCGGCAAAACGACGTGCTTCAATCTCCTCACCAAGTTCCTGCAGCCGACCAGCGGCACCATCGTCTTTGATGGCCGGGACATCACGCGCCTGCCGGCCGCCGAAATCGCCCAACTCGGGCTCGTGCGCTCGTTCCAGATTTCGGCGGTGTTCCCGCGCCTGACGGTACTCGAAAACGTGCGCGTCGCCATTCAGCGTCGCCAGCGAGGGGACAGTTTCGACTTCTGGCGATCGGAGCGATCGCTCCACGCCTACGACCTTGAGGCGTGGGAGAGGCTTTCCGAAGTTGGGCTCTCCGATTACGCGCACGTGCCCGCCGGGGAGCTTCCCTATGGGCGCAAGCGTGCCCTCGAGATCGCCACGACCCTGGCGCTCGATCCGCAGATGCTGCTGCTCGATGAGCCGATGGCGGGCATGGCGCACGAGGACGTCGGGCGCATTTCCGCTCTGATCCGCTCGTTATCGGCGGGTCGCACCATCCTGATGGTCGAGCACAATCTCTCGGTCGTCGCCGAGTTGTCCGACCGCATCACCGTGCTGGCGCGCGGGCAGGTGCTCGCCGAGGGCAGTTATGACGAGGTGTCGAAGGACCCTCGCGTGATCGACGCCTATATCGGGGTTGGCCATGGCTGA
- a CDS encoding 3-hydroxybutyrate dehydrogenase, whose translation MQGVKRTVLVTGSSSGIGLAIARRFAELGYDVAVNSFEPEEDVGEALASVSAVASGAVRYFRADLADPVQSFELVGAVIAEFGRLDVLVNNAGIQKVAPVEDFPPADWDRILAVSLDSAFHTIRAAVPGMVERGWGRIINIASAHGLRASPFKSAYVATKHGVVGLTKTVALELAEKGVTANAICPGYVWTPLVARQVADQARIHGLSEEQVVREIFLGPQPTKAFVQPEEIAELAAYLSGDMARSITGTTISIDGGWTAK comes from the coding sequence GTGCAAGGCGTCAAACGCACTGTACTCGTTACAGGTTCGTCGAGCGGGATCGGTCTGGCCATTGCCAGGCGGTTCGCCGAGCTCGGTTACGATGTAGCCGTGAACAGCTTCGAGCCTGAGGAGGACGTCGGGGAGGCCCTGGCATCGGTCTCTGCGGTAGCGAGCGGAGCGGTGCGCTATTTTCGGGCGGATCTGGCCGACCCCGTGCAGAGTTTCGAACTGGTGGGCGCGGTGATAGCCGAATTCGGCCGGCTCGACGTGCTGGTCAACAATGCCGGCATCCAGAAGGTCGCCCCCGTCGAAGACTTCCCGCCTGCCGATTGGGATCGCATCCTGGCGGTGAGCCTCGACTCCGCCTTTCACACCATCCGCGCCGCCGTGCCCGGCATGGTCGAACGCGGTTGGGGCCGCATCATCAATATTGCTTCCGCTCACGGGCTGCGCGCTTCCCCGTTCAAGTCCGCCTATGTGGCGACCAAGCACGGCGTCGTCGGCCTGACCAAGACCGTTGCGCTCGAACTTGCCGAGAAGGGCGTCACGGCCAATGCCATCTGCCCGGGCTATGTGTGGACGCCGCTCGTGGCCAGGCAGGTTGCCGACCAGGCGAGAATCCACGGGTTGAGCGAGGAGCAGGTCGTGCGCGAGATATTCCTCGGTCCGCAGCCGACCAAGGCATTCGTCCAGCCCGAAGAGATCGCCGAACTCGCCGCCTATCTGAGCGGGGACATGGCTCGCTCGATCACGGGCACCACGATCTCGATCGACGGGGGGTGGACGGCGAAGTGA